The segment TTTTATTGGAGGTGCTAAATATGTAAAGTTGTGGGAAAAGTCAAATGCTAGTATTGCAGTAGTTTATGACAGCATAAAAATAGCACCAGGAGATGGAAAAGCATTTATAAAAGTAAAAAATCCTGATTTAGCAATGGCAAGTTTATTAGAAGCTTTTGAACCAGATCCTCCTCATTTTGAAGTTGATATTCATCCAACAGCTGTAATTGATAAGACCGTAAAATTAGGACGTAATTGTAAGGTTGGTGCTAATTGCTTTGTAGGAAAAGATGTTGTTTTAGGAGATAATGTAATATTATACCCAAATGTTACTGTTTTTGATGAAACATCTATTGGAAATAATACAACAGTTTGGTCTGGAACTGTAATTAGAGAGCGTACTGAAATAGGAAGCTATTGCATTTTTCATACGAATGTTAGTATTGGTGCAGATGGTTTTGGTTATAGACCAAGTGATGATGGAAGAGGGTTAGTTAAAATAAAACATATTGGCAATGTTGTAATTGGCAACGGAGTAGAAGTTGGTGCAAATTCCTGTATAGATAGAGGTAAATTCAGTTCTACCATTTTAGGTGATGGTTGTAAAATAGATAATTTAGTTCAAATAGGTCATAATTCTGTTTTAGGTAAATGTTGTATTATGGCAGGAAATAGTGGGTTGGCGGGTTCAGTTACCTTAGGAGATGGAGTTATTATTGGAGGAAGTGCTTCAATAAAAGACCATACAACAATTCATTCTGGCGCAATAGTTGGTGCAGGATCTGGTGTTATTAGTGATGTTGCAGCAGGACAAACTGTAGTTGGTTATCCAGCTTGTGATTCAAGAGAAAAAATGAAACAATGGGTAGCTTTACGTAAATTAGGAAGAAGTTAGAATCATGTGACGCCCTAATATATTACTACACTTAATACAATATTAGGACGTCACATAGTTCTTAATTTACTTCAGATTTTTACTGTTCTTACTTTAAAATAGTATGTATACTTTCTAGTTGTTCAGTAGAAAAATCCTTGTTTTCAGTTGCTTTCATACTATCTAAAATTTCAGGTAATAGTAACCCACTATTACCTTTTCTTTTGTAATTTATCTTTTTATAGCGATTTTCATCTGCTATGTCTTTTGCCTTTTTACTCATAATTTTGATATACTTTTTCTAAACCCTAAAGTAGCTAATAAACTAACAATAGGAATGATTGTAAATGTTGATATTCTATAATTGTAGGGTTTTTGCCTAACATATAACCGATAAATAATTATATAAAATGTCTGATGTAAAACCTACTACAAAAGTAATACGGACTAAAGTTCCTGTCATTTGTAAAGGAGTTTTTGTCTCTTCAATACAAGTCTTTTAAACAATACAGTCTCAACGTCATAAAGGTAAAACTTGTAAATGATAAAAAGATTGATTGTTTGTTAAAAACTCCGAATCCTAATATTACTGATGCTAAGACCTATATAGAAAAATTTAGTAAAATTATTTTTGATGGAATAAATTTAAATTTAAGTAAGTATAATTTTTTCTTATTTATTTTACTGGATTAAATATATTAAATGCGTAATATTGAGGCCAATAAAAACAAAGAAATGAAGAATTTACTATTACCATTATCAATTATTATCTTGATGACATCATCTTGTGTGTCTAAAAAAAAGTATGTAGAGCTAGAAACAAGGCATACAGATGTTACAGGGAATTTTCAGAAATTGGAATTAAAGTTTGATAAAATTGAGAAAAGAGTTGAAATTTATAATAAAAAGATAAATTCTTTAAAAGGAGATAATGTTACTTTAGAAAGTGATAATGTTACTTTAAAAAGAGAAAATGCTTTAAAGTTAGACATGGTAGAAGGTAAGGCTGTAGTTTCTAAAGAAACAAGAAGCTTAATGAATAAAATATTGTCAAAAATTGATCCTAAAAAACTTGCTACTGCAAAGACATTAAAAGATTCTTTAGATTTAGCAGTTTCTTACTCTTTAGTAACAAAAACGTTGGATAAATCTGAGTTTAATAACTCTGAAGATATAGATATTAATATCGAAGAAACTGTAGTTATGATTTCTATTTCAGATAAATTACTATTTAATTCAGGTAGTTATCAAGTTAAAAAGAGTGCTTTAAAGTTGCTTGCTAAATTGGCAGTTATCATACAATCTGAACCTAGCATAGATGTTATGATTGAAGGTCATGCAGATTCTAAGACTATCAAAAACGAAAGTGTAAATGATAATTGGGATTTAAGTGTAAAAAGATCGACTTCTATCGTTAGACTACTTCAAAATAAATTTGATATTGAAGGAAGTAGATTAATTGCTTCAGGTAGGGGAGATACGATGCCTTTATTACCAAACACAAGTAATGAAAATAGAGCAAAAAATAGAAGAACTAAAATTATTTTATTACCGAATTTAAATAAGTTTTTTGCGTTGTTAACGGAAGAAGGAGTAATAGAGAAATAAAAAAAATATATTTTATTTAATAAGATATTAAAGTATCGCTTTTTAAAAAGCGATACTTTTTTTTTATAAAATATATTTACAGAGATGCATTAAATTAATGCTTCTTTTAAAATAGTAATAGGGTGCTTTGCAATTCGTTTTGTCCCGTCAAAAATTTGATGCCTACAACTTGTTCCTGCCGCAGCAATTTCTGTGTCTTCACTACAATTTCTAACTTTAGGAAATAAAGTATCTTCACCAACCTGCATACTAACTTCATAATGTTCTTTTTCATAACCAAAAGAACCAGCCATTCCACAACAACCAGTATTCATAATTGAGACATTATAGTTCTTAGGAATGTTTAACATTTGAAAACTTGAATAAGTACCAGACAATGCTTTTTGATGGCAATGCCCATGAATTTTTAAAGTTTTAGATTTTGTTGTAAAAAGGGTTGTATCAATTTTTTCATTTTCTAATTCTTTTGCCAGAAACTCTTCAAAAGTAAAAGCATTTTTTGCAATTTTTTCTGCAGATAATTTATCATCAGCAAGTCTTAAATATTCATCTCTAAAAGTTAAAATAGCTGATGGTTCAATTCCTACTAACGGAGTTTTATCAGTAATAATATCTTTAAAAATAGTAATATTATTATTACAAATTGCTTTCGCTTCTTTTAAAAACCCTTTAGAAATATGGCTTCTTCCGCTTTCATCATGCGCAATATTTTTTACTTCATAACCTAGTTTTTCTAATAAAACTACTGCATCTTTTCCAATTTCTGTGTCGTAAAAATTCGTAAATTCATCATTAAACAAGTAAATAGCTTTTTTAGAAGATTTTGGTTGATGCTTTTTAAGCCAACTATCTAAAGTTTGTTTTGCTAATTTAGGTACTTTTCTCTCAACTGCAACTCCCATTACTTTTTTTGCTAATGTGGTATTTGTAAAGAAGTTTGTTATTGATGGAAATATACTTCCTAATTTATTGTATTTAGCGTTATTAGCAAATAATGTACTTCTAAAAGAATACCCATTTGTTTCTTGATATTGATATAAAAATTCTGCTTTTAAAGCAGCAACATCTACATTACTGGGACATTCTGAAGCACACGCTTTACAACTTAAACATAAATCTAAAACTTCTTTTAATTCTTTAGAATCAAACTTATTTTTAGCTTCATTATTTGTTAAAACATCACGCAACATATTGGCTCTTGCTCGTGTAGTATCTTTTTCGTTTTTTGTAGCTCTATAACTTGGGCACATGGTTCCGCCAGCAGAAGCCGGTTTTCTACAATCTCCAGAACCGTTGCATTTTTCAGCCAATTTTAAAATACCTTCACTATCAGAAAAATCTTGAATTGTTTTAATTATTGGTTCTTTTCTGTCAACCTCATATCGAAGACTTTTATCCATAGGAAAAGCATCCGTAATTTTTCCTTTGTTAAAAACGTTATTTGGATCAAAAGCTTTTTTAATTCTTCTTAATAGTTGATAGTTTTGTTCACCAATCATTAAAGGAATAAATTCTGCACGTACAATTCCATCTCCATGTTCTCCACTAAAAGAACCTTTGTACTTTTTAACCAGTTCTGCAGTTTCTGTGGTAATTTTTCTAAATAAAACTACGTCTTCCTTTTTCTTTAAATTTAAAATAGGACGTAAATGTAATTCTCCAGCTCCAGCATGTGCATAATACACAGCGCTTTGCTGATGTTTATCCATTATTTTGGTAAACTCTTCAATATAACTAGGTAGATCTTCTAGAGCAACTGCAGTATCTTCTATACAAGCAACAGCTTTTTTATCACCAATCATATTTCCTAACAAACCTAAACCTGCTTTTCTTAAATAATGCACTTTTGGAATGTCATCTCCATAAACTTTAGGGTGATGATACCCGAAATTATTTTTTTCTAAATCTGCAATTAAATTATCTGCCAAAACTTCTGCTTCTTCAATAGTATTTGCAGAAACTTCTAACATTAACACAGCTTCAGGATCTCCTTTTAAGAAGAACCTGTTTTTAGCAATTTCTCTGTTATTTTTTGTACAATCTAAAATGGTTTTATCCATCAATTCACAATTATATAAATTGTGATTCATTGTTGTAACAGTAGCTTTTAAACTCTCATTTATAC is part of the Polaribacter sp. SA4-10 genome and harbors:
- the lpxD gene encoding UDP-3-O-(3-hydroxymyristoyl)glucosamine N-acyltransferase produces the protein MKLFTVEEIASLVKGELVGNCKQKIHAPEQIEKAKEGNVTFIGGAKYVKLWEKSNASIAVVYDSIKIAPGDGKAFIKVKNPDLAMASLLEAFEPDPPHFEVDIHPTAVIDKTVKLGRNCKVGANCFVGKDVVLGDNVILYPNVTVFDETSIGNNTTVWSGTVIRERTEIGSYCIFHTNVSIGADGFGYRPSDDGRGLVKIKHIGNVVIGNGVEVGANSCIDRGKFSSTILGDGCKIDNLVQIGHNSVLGKCCIMAGNSGLAGSVTLGDGVIIGGSASIKDHTTIHSGAIVGAGSGVISDVAAGQTVVGYPACDSREKMKQWVALRKLGRS
- a CDS encoding FAD-binding and (Fe-S)-binding domain-containing protein: MIDNATLKILNDSLSGDVLFDNLHKTIYATDASVYRKTPLAVAYPKDVKDIQALIAFANKNSTTLIPRTAGTSLAGQCVGDGIVVDVSKHFTNIVSFDEQEKIITLEAGIIRDELNLFLKPFGLFFGPNTSTSNRCMIGGMVGNNSSGSTSIRYGVTRDKVLSIDTILSDGTLATFKEISSEEFKQKARENTLEGKIYKTIFDELSSEAAQKEIIDQFPKATIHRRNTGYAVDEFLTSDLFGGTAPTINVAKFLSGSEGTLAFSTNITLQLDPLPPQKSIMVCSHFTSINESLKATVTTMNHNLYNCELMDKTILDCTKNNREIAKNRFFLKGDPEAVLMLEVSANTIEEAEVLADNLIADLEKNNFGYHHPKVYGDDIPKVHYLRKAGLGLLGNMIGDKKAVACIEDTAVALEDLPSYIEEFTKIMDKHQQSAVYYAHAGAGELHLRPILNLKKKEDVVLFRKITTETAELVKKYKGSFSGEHGDGIVRAEFIPLMIGEQNYQLLRRIKKAFDPNNVFNKGKITDAFPMDKSLRYEVDRKEPIIKTIQDFSDSEGILKLAEKCNGSGDCRKPASAGGTMCPSYRATKNEKDTTRARANMLRDVLTNNEAKNKFDSKELKEVLDLCLSCKACASECPSNVDVAALKAEFLYQYQETNGYSFRSTLFANNAKYNKLGSIFPSITNFFTNTTLAKKVMGVAVERKVPKLAKQTLDSWLKKHQPKSSKKAIYLFNDEFTNFYDTEIGKDAVVLLEKLGYEVKNIAHDESGRSHISKGFLKEAKAICNNNITIFKDIITDKTPLVGIEPSAILTFRDEYLRLADDKLSAEKIAKNAFTFEEFLAKELENEKIDTTLFTTKSKTLKIHGHCHQKALSGTYSSFQMLNIPKNYNVSIMNTGCCGMAGSFGYEKEHYEVSMQVGEDTLFPKVRNCSEDTEIAAAGTSCRHQIFDGTKRIAKHPITILKEALI
- a CDS encoding OmpA family protein, which produces MKNLLLPLSIIILMTSSCVSKKKYVELETRHTDVTGNFQKLELKFDKIEKRVEIYNKKINSLKGDNVTLESDNVTLKRENALKLDMVEGKAVVSKETRSLMNKILSKIDPKKLATAKTLKDSLDLAVSYSLVTKTLDKSEFNNSEDIDINIEETVVMISISDKLLFNSGSYQVKKSALKLLAKLAVIIQSEPSIDVMIEGHADSKTIKNESVNDNWDLSVKRSTSIVRLLQNKFDIEGSRLIASGRGDTMPLLPNTSNENRAKNRRTKIILLPNLNKFFALLTEEGVIEK